The following are from one region of the Aspergillus luchuensis IFO 4308 DNA, chromosome 4, nearly complete sequence genome:
- the NIT1_1 gene encoding carbon-nitrogen hydrolase family protein (COG:E;~EggNog:ENOG410PVQJ;~InterPro:IPR036526,IPR044149,IPR000132,IPR003010;~PFAM:PF00795;~SMCOG1294:Nitrilase/cyanide hydratase and apolipoprotein;~antiSMASH:Cluster_4.4;~go_function: GO:0003824 - catalytic activity [Evidence IEA];~go_process: GO:0006807 - nitrogen compound metabolic process [Evidence IEA]), with protein MSHDGPKTIRVAAVQAEPEWNNLQKGVEKTIRLIIEAGKNGANVMGFPEVWIPGYPWSIWNQSVVDNVEFMDEYFRNSLERDSEEMNRIRCAVKEAGIFCVLGYSERYQGSLYISQSFIDENGDIVHHRRKIKPTHVERGFWGEGQADSLKSVVKSSFGNIGGLNCWEHTQTLLRYYEYAQNVDIHIASWPLIFGACAEMQYHISSEMCGKLTQVMSMEGACFTLICSQVMSAENCERNKVDKWSFVKAPGGGFSMIYGPAGEPLVEAPDAGEEVILYADVKLAEKWRAKQNLDVVGHYSRPDLLSLKVTNNAASQVHFA; from the exons ATGTCTCACGACGGGCCAAAGACTATCCGCGTGGCAGCTGTTCAAGCCGAGCCCGAATGGAACAATTTACAGAAGGGCGTCGAGAAAACCATCCGATTGATTATCGAAGCCGGCAAGAATGGCGCGAACGTGATGGGATTTCCCGAAGTTTGGATCCCTGGTTATCCCTG GAGCATCTGGAATCAGTCTGTGGTGGACAACGTGGAGTTCATGGATGAGTACTTTCGTAATTCATTGGAGCGAGACTCCGAAGAAATGAATCGCATCCGCTGCGCTGTCAAAGAAGCTGGCATCTTCTGTGTGCTTGGCTACAGCGAGAGATATCAAGGATCTTTGTATATTTCTCAG TCATTCATTGACGAAAATGGCGATATtgttcatcatcgccgtAAGATCAAGCCCACTCATGTTGAGCGTGGCTTCTGGGGCGAGGGCCAGGCTGATTCGCTCAAGTCGGTGGTCAAGAGCTCGTTTGGCAATATCGGAGGGTTGAACTGCTGGGAACACACCCAGACCCTATTGCGGTACTACGAGTACGCACAGAATGTCGACATCCACATTGCTAGCTGGCCTTTGATCTTTGGCGCGTGTGCCGAGATGCAATACCACATTTCCAGCGAGATGTGCGGGAAGCTGACTCAGGTGATGTCCATGGAGGGCGCATGCTTCACCCTAATCTGCTCACAAGTGATGTCTGCGGAGAATTGCGAGCGCAACAAGGTGGATAAGTGGTCATTTGTCAAGGCTCCCGGTGGTGGATTCTCGATGATCTATGGGCCCGCAGGAGAGCCTCTTGTAGAAGCTCCAGACGCGGGCGAGGAGGTAATCCTGTATGCCGACGTGAAACTTGCTGAGAAATGGCGTGCGAAGCAAAACCTAGATGTGGTTGGTCACTACTCGCGGCCGGATCTTCTCAGCCTGAAGGTCACCAACAATGCAGCCAGCCAGGTACACTTCGCATGA
- a CDS encoding uncharacterized protein (antiSMASH:Cluster_4.4) yields the protein MQSEIEHLRSLVQALTEQQPLTTTLEASQQEQNALQGSDSVRTGGSVSVNWTSEATREVSQWGQRKVFPSAIGSTSIFRLETGFDLPTRSNSTGLSPSVPVWPSFVYEIAYRKAKYRCFITEINAYEHLLEEECLLALDLSLSQRLDSVLLVLAVISAATVVGGELEAGDVVSQVCGAMDSESVRNSWIIAEPAPSADYFCLA from the coding sequence ATGCAATCGGAGATTGAACATCTAAGATCCTTAGTCCAAGCACTAACCGAACAGCAACCCCTCACTACCACCTTAGAAGCTTCGCAACAAGAACAGAATGCTCTACAGGGTTCCGATAGTGTTCGAACAGGCGGCTCTGTATCTGTGAACTGGACTTCGGAAGCGACGCGTGAAGTCAGCCAGTGGGGCCAGCGAAAAGTGTTTCCCAGTGCAATAGGGTCAACTAGTATCTTTCGTCTAGAAACCGGCTTTGATCTACCCACACGTTCGAATTCGACCGGCCTGAGCCCTTCTGTGCCCGTATGGCCATCGTTTGTCTACGAGATTGCTTATAGAAAAGCGAAATATCGATGCTTTATTACCGAAATCAATGCTTATGAGCATctcctggaggaggaatgtcTTCTGGCATTGGACCTGTCTCTCAGCCAGCGGCTAGATTCGGTGCTGCTTGTCCTAGCAGTGATCTCAGCTGCAACCGTAGTTGGAGGGGAGCTAGAAGCAGGCGACGTCGTGTCTCAAGTTTGCGGAGCTATGGATTCTGAGAGCGTCCGGAATTCCTGGATCATCGCTGAACCTGCTCCAAGTGCTGACTATTTTTGCCTGGCGTGA
- a CDS encoding VOC family protein (InterPro:IPR004360,IPR037523,IPR029068;~PFAM:PF00903;~antiSMASH:Cluster_4.4), with protein MAPSTATAPGGLNHYAYATNDMVKTHKFWTEVMRCKFLGAQRQGGEPDKYSGETLGSFLHCFYGLADGSAVAFFELANNFTKTDDGIPAFTKHLALSVNSRDELYDWMAHFKSCGVDVKGEIDHDGLWYSIYVIDPNGQMVELTWQSRAFNEKDVEEGLEIMRQWREDKAGGKLST; from the coding sequence ATGGCCCCTTCCACTGCTACAGCACCTGGAGGTCTGAACCACTATGCCTACGCTACCAACGATATGGTCAAAACACACAAATTCTGGACAGAGGTCATGCGCTGTAAATTCCTTGGAGCGCAGCGTCAGGGTGGGGAGCCTGATAAATACAGTGGAGAGACCTTGGGGAGCTTCCTGCATTGCTTCTATGGCCTAGCGGACGGGTCAGCCGTGGCCTTCTTCGAACTCGCCAACAACTTTACGAAGACAGATGATGGCATCCCCGCCTTTACAAAGCACCTCGCTCTGTCGGTCAATTCCCGCGATGAGTTGTATGATTGGATGGCCCATTTCAAATCTTGCGGGGTCGATGTCAAGGGCGAAATCGATCACGATGGTCTTTGGTACTCCATCTACGTCATAGACCCGAATGGTCAGATGGTGGAACTTACATGGCAATCACGGGCATTCAATGAAaaggatgttgaggaagggTTGGAGATTATGAGGCAGTGGAGAGAAGACAAGGCCGGGGGTAAATTATCCACTTAA
- a CDS encoding uncharacterized protein (CAZy:CE4;~COG:G;~EggNog:ENOG410PWU8;~InterPro:IPR002509,IPR011330;~PFAM:PF10096,PF01522;~antiSMASH:Cluster_4.4;~go_function: GO:0003824 - catalytic activity [Evidence IEA];~go_function: GO:0016810 - hydrolase activity, acting on carbon-nitrogen (but not peptide) bonds [Evidence IEA];~go_process: GO:0005975 - carbohydrate metabolic process [Evidence IEA]), translating to MPPSSWPGSAKAAVSITFDNVGESRDVGIGAWPKEKPVGQHPSVLEVTPIILDILDKHDVKVTYFMEAWGIQTYPKMLGEFQSRGHEIGYHAYQHEEWKTLSPLQEEEIINKSLPIAQELGVCYKGFRPPGGSMNAGTKDLLRRHGIQYASVLGQDISTDKDGFVTLPFQWRAVDAFYILDAFDFLRAEYGEQRSTFTCEAFQQALFDQIDAAVEKGAFIDILFHPFLHTSPESRAVIEAVVARVRNDPDIWCAPTHEVAEWAAAH from the coding sequence atgcctccctcctcttggCCAGGCAGTGCAAAAGCTGCAGTGAGCATTACATTTGATAATGTGGGTGAATCAAGAGACGTCGGAATAGGAGCATGGCCCAAGGAGAAACCCGTGGGACAGCATCCGTCGGTACTGGAGGTGACCCCAATTATTCTCGACATTCTTGACAAGCACGACGTTAAAGTGACATATTTCATGGAAGCATGGGGTATTCAGACGTACCCGAAGATGCTCGGCGAGTTCCAGAGTCGTGGCCACGAAATTGGATATCACGCATATCAGCACGAGGAGTGGAAAACCCTGTCACCCttacaagaagaagaaatcataAACAAGAGCCTCCCAATAGCGCAGGAGCTTGGTGTCTGTTACAAAGGCTTCCGTCCTCCCGGCGGATCGATGAACGCCGGTACCAAGGATTTGCTCCGTCGTCACGGAATTCAGTATGCTTCAGTTCTGGGCCAAGATATCAGCACGGACAAAGATGGCTTCGTGACTCTACCGTTTCAATGGAGGGCTGTCGATGCGTTCTACATCCTAGATGCATTCGACTTTCTTAGAGCTGAATACGGAGAGCAAAGGTCTACCTTCACTTGCGAAGCTTTCCAGCAGGCGCTCTTTGACCAGATCGATGCTGCAGTTGAGAAGGGGGCCTTCATTGATATTCTTTTCCATCCTTTTCTCCACACGTCACCCGAGTCCCGTGCGGTTATTGAAGCAGTGGTTGCGCGAGTGAGAAACGATCCCGACATATGGTGTGCACCAACTCATGAGGTGGCAGAATGGGCTGCAGCACATTGA
- a CDS encoding acetoacetyl-CoA synthase (COG:I;~EggNog:ENOG410PGIP;~InterPro:IPR000873,IPR032387,IPR005914,IPR042099, IPR020845;~PFAM:PF00501,PF16177;~SMCOG1002:AMP-dependent synthetase and ligase;~antiSMASH:Cluster_4.4;~go_function: GO:0030729 - acetoacetate-CoA ligase activity [Evidence IEA];~go_process: GO:0006629 - lipid metabolic process [Evidence IEA]) codes for MATQDSPRMLWKHPDPESTHMGRFRRALEQHIGKDFKDYHDLYEFSITQPTTFWDFCWKNFNLIHEGSYTAVVDQSARMDSIPHWFTGIRLNFAENLLFSASPNGPSTRGKEDAKIAVVEVREGISESHVSLTWGELRKRTGRLLQAMKANGVQKGDRIAVCASNSIDTLLVFLASTALGALFSSSSTEMGVKGILDRLVQIKPRFLFMDDQAVYNGKKIDLRAKMEAVVDGMRSVQEFCGVVSQPRFASRPLDISQIPKAQLLGDFLAKSSDDRLEFTRIPFCDPFLIVYSSGTTGQPKCIAHSVGGLLINAFKEGHLHSELDESSTTLQYTTTGWIMYVSAVQSLLFGSRVILYDGSPFMPRVESLIRLVEQQRVTHFGTSPRYMYELQRANIHPRQIADLSSLKIVTSTGMVLPDALFEWFYDQGFPPNVRLNNISGGTDLAGCFGIGNSLLPVHVGGCAGISLGLPVDVYDASIEGAGAKGRSVGVGVAGELVATAAFPNMPACFWGPDGSRRYHDAYFARFDNVWTHGDFVSIHPQTRQLFFHGRADGVLNPSGVRFGSSEIYQVLEAEFPNEITDSICVGQRRPQDTDERVMLFLLLKAGASFTPELVARVKAAIRQRLSSRHVPSFIFETAEIPVTVNGKKVELPVKQIVSGKRIKPSGTLLNPGCLEHYYQFAQDERLVTARDSKL; via the exons ATGGCGACTCAAGACTCTCCACGCATGCTCTGGAAGCATCCGGACCCGGAGTCTACCCACATGGGACGCTTCCGAAGGGCTCTGGAGCAGCACATCGGGAAAGATTTCAAG GACTACCATGATCTTTACGAATTTTCCATCACACAACCAACGACCTTTTGGGATTTCTGTTGGAAGAATTTTAATCTCATCCACGAGGGAAGTTATACCGCCGTTGTCGATCAATCGGCCCGCATGGACAGTATCCCCCACTGGTTTACCGGCATTCGGCTGAACTTTGCCGAAAACCTATTATTCTCGGCCAGTCCGAATGGCCCATCCacgagaggaaaggaagatgcgAAGATCGCGGTGGTTGAGGTCCGCGAGGGCATCTCCGAATCACACGTGTCCCTGACGTGGGGTGAGCTCCGAAAGCGCACCGGACGTTTGCTCCAGGCCATGAAGGCCAACGGGGTGCAGAAGGGCGATCGCATCGCCGTTTGTGCGAGTAACAGCATTGACACCCTGCTCGTGTTCCTAGCTTCGACCGCGCTGGGAGcccttttctcttccagctctacGGAAATGGGGGTGAAGGGAATCTTGGACCGGCTTGTACAGATCAAGCCTCGGTTCTTGTTCATGGACGACCAGGCTGTCTACAACGGCAAAAAAATCGACCTCCGAGCTAAAATGGAGGCGGTCGTGGACGGGATGCGTTCTGTGCAGGAATTCTGTGGGGTGGTCTCCCAACCACGCTTTGCTTCCCGGCCGTTGGATATCAGCCAGATACCCAAGGCGCAGCTGCTTGGAGATTTCTTGGCCAAATCCAGCGATGACCGGCTTGAGTTTACACGCATACCCTTCTGCGATCCCTTTTTGATCGTCTATTCATCAGGCACCACCGGTCAGCCCAAGTGCATTGCGCATTCGGTCGGCGGGTTGCTCATCAATGCCTTCAAAGAAGGGCACCTGCAttcggagctggatgagtcCAGTACGACATTGCAATACACCACAACCGGTTGGATAATGTATGTTTCTGCTGTTCAAAGCCTTTTGTTCGGGTCCCGGGTTATTCTTTATGATGGCAGCCCATTCATGCCACGGGTTGAATCTCTGATCCGGCTTGTAGAGCAACAGCG GGTAACACATTTCGGCACATCCCCGCGTTACATGTACGAGCTTCAACGCGCAAATATCCACCCGCGACAAATTGCCGATTTGAGCTCGTTAAAAATTGTGACCAGCACGGGGATGGTGCTCCCCGACGCTCTGTTCGAGTGGTTCTACGACCAGGGCTTCCCACCAAATGTACGGTTGAATAACATTTCCGGAGGGACTGATCTGGCCGGGTGCTTTGGAATAGGgaactccctcctccctgtTCACGTGGGTGGCTGCGCTGGAATAAGTCTCGGTCTCCCAGTTGACGTCTACGACGCTAGCATTGAAGGAGCTGGCGCGAAGGGAAGGTCTGTAGGGGTTGGCGTCGCGGGTGAGCTGGTAGCCACCGCCGCTTTCCCCAACATGCCTGCTTGTTTCTGGGGCCCAGATGGGAGTAGACGGTACCATGATGCCTATTTTGCTCGATTTGACA ATGTCTGGACGCATGGCGACTTTGTTTCTATCCACCCACAAACCCGACAACTATTCTTCCACGGCCGGGCTGACGGCGTCCTGAACCCATCTGGAGTCCGCTTCGGGTCGTCGGAGATATATCAGGTCCTAGAAGCGGAATTTCCAAACGAAATCACGGACTCAATCTGTGTCGGCCAGCGGCGACCTCAAGATACCGATGAGCGGGTGATGCTGTTTTTATTACTGAAGGCTGGGGCCAGTTTCACACCGGAATTAGTTGCCAGGGTGAAGGCCGCCATTCGTCAGAGACTGAGCAGCCGTCATGTTCCGAGCTTTATCTTCGAGACTGCTGAAATTCCG GTCACTGTCAATGGAAAGAAGGTGGAGCTCCCGGTCAAGCAGATCGTATCGGGTAAGCGGATCAAGCCATCTGGCACACTACTCAATCCTGGGTGTCTGGAGCATTATTATCAGTTCGCTCAGGATGAGCGGTTGGTCACTGCGCGGGATAGTAAGCTGTGA
- a CDS encoding putative secondary metabolism biosynthetic enzyme (COG:I;~EggNog:ENOG410PW3B;~InterPro:IPR009081,IPR006162,IPR029063,IPR036736, IPR029058,IPR001031,IPR020802,IPR013217,IPR041068;~PFAM:PF08242,PF13489,PF00550,PF00975,PF18558;~antiSMASH:Cluster_4.4;~go_function: GO:0016788 - hydrolase activity, acting on ester bonds [Evidence IEA];~go_process: GO:0009058 - biosynthetic process [Evidence IEA]) — MGGQDDQVILGPEHVSGTAEDKNLDWKKTAIEILGRSLDVPVADIQMGSQLEELGADSLIAAEIASNINEALDLTISSTDFASLTDVKSFCDLIAHVSGRVPTQAAAVSASENTKFAMSNGVTRNGHSTTAIENNSQIPTNDNTELTHAVLQKVRRGFDSHAKEVKLAGFWDNVYPRQLTIVTAYIIEAFEKLGCPFKKFSHGEKLPSLQETLPKYQREVLRLWEILEEAGLVEKHGGTSIRGPVPHVQDKSAKELSTDLLSNYPQYTSTHDLLDLLGPQLAECLTGKADAASILCDNDKGKELLESFYANDPGLLAANRVLSDFISTTMKARASGEPFRVLEIGAGLGSAARHLLPQLQASGVPFTYTLSDSSVALLERSKATLQDIEGLEFRQYNIEEDTHVDLLGRYHVVISNSYVHATHDLQNSLVNMRKLMRPNDGCVALIEPTQKLAWYDLVWGLLDGWWLFDDNRTHALQSPWAWRSALHNAGFKHVDWSESSSRESRTIRVICGMTAEPERKCPAEATSMLLHRGTSASGKRNLFLAPDGFGSGAVFGGLGPLLGSVRNVSIYALNSPFMRSNPDPDEPLAIEELAAIYASEIKRRQSEGPYLLGGYSVGGVLAFEVARQLLEDGNHVEKLFLIDTACPTFVRYFPDALVKFLDSIEQVRVGNGSEFRPNRRGRLVANDHFFLARQQMRAYQVRRLPGRKMPQVVLISAKEGADKQEGVTRPAFLPEDQKAVDWFLNDRTDEGCFGWNEVLDNIKVVRADGNHFTMVLPSMISGWGAILARMLDE; from the exons ATGGGAGGCCAGGACGATCAAGTGATTCTGGGGCCAGAACACGTCTCAGGGACTGCTGAAGATAAAAATCTCGACTGGAAAAAGACCGCTATCGAGATACTTGGTCGGTCTCTCGACGTACCTGTGGCAGATATTCAGATGGGCTCCCAGCTTGAGGAGCTCGGCGCCGATTCGCTTATCGCTGCGGAGATCGCCAGCAACATCAATGAGGCACTGGATTTGACTATCTCGTCGACCGACTTTGCTTCTTTGACAGATGTGAAGTCCTTCTGTGATCTTATCGCACATGTTTCGGGACGCGTGCCAACGCAGGCCGCTGCTGTATCTGCATCAGAAAATACCAAGTTTGCGATGAGTAACGGGGTAACTCGCAACGGCCATTCAACCACTGCAATTGAGAACAATAGCCAGATACCAACGAATGATAATACAGAGCTGACCCATGCAGTCTTGCAGAAAGTTCGCCGCGGCTTTGATTCTCATGCAAAAGAGGTCAAACTGGCAGGCTTCTGGGACAATGTATATCCACGGCAACTAACCATTGTGACAGCCTACATCATCGAAGCCTTTGAGAAATTGGGGTGCCCTTTCAAGAAGTTCAGCCATGGAGAAAAGCTCCCTTCATTACAAGAAACGTTGCCGAAGTACCAAAGAGAGGTATTGCGGCTATGGGAGATcctggaagaagctggccTTGTCGAGAAGCACGGTGGTACTTCTATACGGGGTCCCGTGCCTCACGTACAAGATAAGTCAGCCAAGGAGCTGAGCACTGATCTCTTATCGAACTATCCTCAGTACACATCAACACATGATCTACTGGATCTGCTCGGACCGCAACTAGCTGAGTGCCTCACTGGGAAAGCTGACGCCGCATCTATCCTCTGCGATAATGATAAGGGCAAGGAGCTTCTTGAGAGCTTCTATGCTAACGACCCTGGTCTCCTTGCGGCCAATCGGGTGCTCAGCGACTTTATCTCCACAACCATGAAGGCTAGAGCATCCGGCGAACCCTTCCGTGTGCTCGAAATTGGCGCTGGGCTTGGCAGTGCCGCCAGGCATCTCCTCCCACAGCTTCAAGCCAGCGGCGTGCCTTTTACGTACACATTGTCTGATTCTTCTGTGGCACTGCTGGAGCGTTCCAAAGCGACATTACAGGACATCGAAGGATTGGAGTTCCGCCAATATAACATCGAGGAAGACACTCATGTGGACCTGCTGGGACGCTACCACGTCGTGATATCTAACAGCTATGTTCATGCGACGCACGACCTGCAGAACAGCCTAGTGAATATGCGAAAGTTGATGCGGCCCAACGATGGATGCGTGGCGCTGATAGAGCCAACGCAAAAGCTGGCCTGGTACGACCTCGTCTGGGGCTTGCTGGACGGGTGGTGGCTTTTTGATGATAACCGCACACACGCATTGCAAAGCCCCTGGGCATGGAGAAGTGCCCTGCATAATGCCGGGTTCAAACACGTTGACTGGTCCGAAAGCTCTAGTCGTGAGTCCCGTACTATTCGGGTGATCTGCGGAATGACAGCTGAACCGGAGAGGAAATGCCCGGCCGAGGCAACCTCCATGCTTTTGCACCGAGGGACTTCTGCGTCTGGAAAACGGAATCTTTTCCTGGCCCCGGACGGTTTTGGTTCTGGAGCCGTGTTCGGCGGTTTGGGGCCATTGCTCGGTAGCGTTAGGAACGTTTCTATCTACGCGCTCAATAGTCCCTTCATGCGTAGTAATCCTGATCCAGATGAGCCGCTAGCCATTGAGGAACTCGCCGCGATCTACGCAAGCGAAATCAAGCGCCGACAGTCTGAGGGCCCATACCTGTTGGGCGGGTATTCTGTCGGTGGCGTGTTGGCCTTCGAGGTGGCACGACAACTTCTCGAAGACGGCAATCACGTCGAGAAATTATTTCTGATCGACACTGCATGTCCGACATTCGTCCGTTACTTCCCCGACGCTCTGGTCAAGTTTCTAGATTCCATCGAGCAAGTGCGCGTGGGGAATGGCAGTGAGTTCCGACCAAACCGCCGAGGCCGATTGGTAGCGAATGAtcacttcttcttggccCGGCAGCAGATGCGAGCATATCAGGTGCGCAGGCTACCTGGACGAAAAATGCCGCAGGTGGTACTGATCTCCGCGAAAGAGGGTGCGGACAAGCAGGAAGGAGTGACTCGCCCGGCGTTCCTACCGGAAGACCAGAAGGCCGTGGACTGGTTTCTGAATGATCGTACCGACGAGGGATGTTTTGGCTGGAACGAAGTTCTGGACAATATAAAGGTGGTACGGGCCGACGGTAACCATTTCACCATGGTGTTGCCCTCGATG ATCAGTGGATGGGGCGCGATTCTCGCTAGGATGTTGGACGAATAA
- a CDS encoding uncharacterized protein (CAZy:GH1;~COG:G;~EggNog:ENOG410PFTX;~InterPro:IPR017853,IPR001360;~PFAM:PF00232;~antiSMASH:Cluster_4.4;~go_function: GO:0004553 - hydrolase activity, hydrolyzing O-glycosyl compounds [Evidence IEA];~go_process: GO:0005975 - carbohydrate metabolic process [Evidence IEA]) produces MTQTWRYAQSVSKPTVTPAYGRPYSEVSGLLPPLTTTTWGNFEPGNTATATQRANDNDPFGEAEWTSSWLAASLLNYTTVGMYTTTVAATPVPSSELILPPPLPSSGKDCYEFKFPEKFMFGVAISASQQEGAIALEGRTPTISETIMRGGTSGATNYIANEHYYLYKQDIERMAAIGAEYFSFTISWSRILPFIFPHTPVNQRGVDHYDDVINSAINAGLKPVITLLHFDTPYAFVRDSVDLDFQIGGWRGGYDNFTFPDAYLHYAKLAISLYGDRVSHWITFNEPMAHTNNAQGVRNVINCHADVWHWYHETYQGKGMIGMKQFDYFSAPLDPSNASHVQAANNFNDFWTGTIYRPLCLGEDYPSIYKTSIANVTSLTKEELKHIGGSIDFIGLDMYAGVIALPKPGNFTPSSKLKCTPMSGACIGVDLADMTNAGWTVGYGSVAGGNTFSTGFFRAFFNYIDRTYKKPFILTEFGFSNTGDSEKDLDDARFDVPSSLFITSVLTEMLESIWLDGCNIIGAFVWTLIDDWEFGTYETKFGLQTVNPSTQERSYKRSFFDYVDFVKSRMPNQEAIS; encoded by the exons ATGACACAGACGTGGCG CTATGCCCAATCTGTCTCAAAGCCTACTGTGACTCCGGCTTATGGGCGGCCGTACTCCGAGGTCAGCGGCTTACTCCCCCCTTTGACAACAACGACATGGGGGAATTTCGAGCCCGGGAACACTGCTACAGCGACCCAGCGTGCAAATGACAATGATCCCTTTGGTGAAGCGGAGTGGACGTCGTCCTGGCTAGCAGCAAGCTTGCTCAATTACACTACGGTTGGCATGTATACCACAACGGTCGCGGCGACCCCCGTCCCATCTTCCGAATTGATTCTACCTCCGCCCCTACCTTCCTCCGGAAAGGATTGCTATGAATTTAAGTTTCCCGAAAAATTCATGTTTGGGGTCGCCATATCTGCCAGTCAGCAAGAAGGTGCGATCGCATTGGAAGGACGAACACCGACTATTAGTGAAACAATTATGAGGGGGGGCACGAGTGGAGCCACCAACTACATTGCCAACGAGCACTACTACCTCTACAAGCAAGATATCGAGCGTATGGCAGCAATCGGGGCTGAATATTTTAGCTTCACCATCTCCTGGTCCCGGATCTTACCATTCATTTTCCCCCATACCCCCGTCAACCAGCGCGGAGTTGATCATTATGATGACGTGATCAACTCCGCGATCAACGCAGGACTGAAGCCAGTGATCACGCTCCTCCACTTTGACACACCGTATGCCTTCGTCCGGGACTCTGTTGACCTCGATTTTCAGATAGGCGGGTGGCGCGGTGGATACGataattttacttttccGGATGCCTACCTGCATTACGCGAAGCTGGCGATATCCCTGTACGGCGACCGGGTTTCACACTGGATCACGTTTAATGAGCCTATGGCTCATACAAACAATGCCCAGGGGGTTAGAAATGTAATCAACTGCCATGCTGATGTCTGGCATTGGTATCATGAGACATATCAGGGAAAAGGCATGATTGGAATGAAGCAATTTGACTACTTTTCTGCTCCCTTGGATCCTAGCAATGCGTCGCACGTCCAAGCAGCAAACAACTTCAACGACTTTTGGACAGGGACCATTTATCGGCCACTTTGCCTGGGCGAAgattatccatccatctacaAAACGTCCATTGCCAATGTTACGTCTTTAACAAAAGAGGAGCTGAAACATATTGGAGGCAGCATTGACTTCATCGGCTTGGATATGTACGCCGGCGTAATCGCATTGCCCAAACCTGGGAACTTCACACCTTCGTCAAAGTTGAAATGTACACCAATGTCAGGAGCTTGCATTGGGGTTGATTTGGCGGATATGACGAATGCAGGATGGACAGTGGGATACGGCTCCGTGGCTGGCGGCAATACTTTCTCCACGGGCTTCTTCCGTGCCTTCTTCAACTATATTGACCGGACTTACAAAAAGCCTTTCATTCTCACGGAATTTGGCTTTAGCAACACGGGTGACTCGGAAAAGGATCTTGATGATGCACGATTTGATGTTCCTAGCTCCTTGTTCATCACCAGTGTTCTCACGGAGATGCTAGAGAGCATCTGGCTAGATGGATGTAATATCATAGGTGCTTTTGTGTGGACATTGATCGATGACTGGGA GTTCGGAACATACGAGACAAAATTTGGCCTTCAAACAGTCAACCCGTCCACCCAGGAGCGTTCGTATAAAAGAAGCTTCTTTGACTATGTTGATTTTGTCAAATCTCGCATGCCAAATCAAGAGGCAATATCTTAG